The window AAGGTCACATAAAGCATTTGACGAGTCATTTGATAACTAGAAAATACAGACCATAAATTATTTTTATCACGATGAAACACTAATTTATTTCCCTGCTTTTCATATAGTGTAAATCGATCACTATCTATCTCAAAATGAAAATCATTCACATCAAAAACATCATCAAAGATAAGTGTCTGATTGCATAAAATTTTTATTTTTTTATCGTTTTTTTCTATAGTAAACATTTATTACCTAAATCCATTTCGTACTGATATTCAATAGTTTCAACATCAGCATGAAAATTCTTTCGCTTTCCTGAATCACTTACTCGTTTCATTCCTATTTTTTCCATAACCTTATATGAAGCAATATTTTCAGAATCGCAATTAGCAGTTAATTTTTTTAACCCTAAAGATTTAGCAAATTCAACCATTTTAAAAGCTGCTTCAGAAATTATACCTCGATTCCAATATTTTTTATTTAAAATCCAGCCAATCTCAGCTCTATCATCTTCTATATATAAA of the Acholeplasma hippikon genome contains:
- a CDS encoding GNAT family N-acetyltransferase yields the protein MKLHTERLTLVPLGIKYLESTHEYSSDKDVTKYMFFHNENIETTAAFLIGVDLAWNQFPITYYEFAILFENKHVGAISLYIEDDRAEIGWILNKKYWNRGIISEAAFKMVEFAKSLGLKKLTANCDSENIASYKVMEKIGMKRVSDSGKRKNFHADVETIEYQYEMDLGNKCLL